In Amycolatopsis sp. EV170708-02-1, the following are encoded in one genomic region:
- a CDS encoding lipase: protein MGSRHTRVVRSSALIAGLALAGGLATAAPAVAADQAKLTAPALTGPYDVGTTDLHLVDRSRADPWKPERRRELMVTVTYPADRFADGPRAPWLTPGVSGVIDQTFAAEDYLGLPVGSIDWASAKRHAETGVPVAHGAPKPVALFSPGFGGPRETYTTIVDDLASRGYVVVSLSHTYESAAVEFPGGRLETAVPPGEGPEFMKKALDARVADSRFVLDRLSDITRGQNPDAENRPLPRGLGRSLDLSRVGAYGHSYGGFTAGETMVHDRRVDAGINLDGAMATAFGYPPGSAYVPGEVTKRGLDRPFLLMGAEGVDENGKPLEHTHRHPEFDRSWADFWANQRGWKRDLLLRGGSTHMAYSDLQVVVPQLGSRVAPEKREAVIGTIDPRRSVAAQRDYIGAFFDLHLRGRDKHLFDGESPRHPNIDFIE, encoded by the coding sequence TTGGGATCGAGACACACCAGGGTGGTGCGGAGTTCGGCGCTGATCGCGGGCCTCGCGCTCGCGGGCGGGCTCGCCACGGCGGCCCCCGCCGTCGCGGCCGACCAGGCCAAGCTCACCGCACCGGCCCTCACCGGCCCCTACGACGTCGGCACCACCGACCTCCACCTCGTCGACCGCTCCCGCGCCGATCCGTGGAAACCGGAGCGGCGCCGGGAGCTCATGGTCACCGTCACCTATCCGGCGGACCGGTTCGCCGACGGCCCGCGGGCGCCGTGGCTCACGCCCGGCGTGAGCGGCGTCATCGATCAGACGTTCGCGGCCGAGGACTATCTCGGTCTCCCGGTCGGCTCCATCGACTGGGCGTCGGCGAAGCGGCACGCCGAAACCGGCGTCCCGGTGGCGCACGGCGCACCGAAACCGGTGGCGCTCTTCTCCCCCGGGTTCGGCGGCCCTCGCGAGACGTACACGACGATCGTCGACGACCTGGCCAGCCGCGGGTACGTGGTCGTCTCGCTTTCGCACACCTACGAAAGCGCCGCGGTCGAATTCCCCGGCGGCAGGCTCGAAACGGCCGTTCCGCCGGGCGAGGGACCGGAGTTCATGAAGAAGGCGCTCGACGCCCGGGTCGCCGACAGCCGGTTCGTCCTGGACAGGCTGTCGGACATCACCCGCGGACAGAACCCGGACGCCGAGAACCGGCCGCTCCCCCGTGGGCTCGGCCGATCGCTCGACCTGTCCCGGGTCGGCGCCTACGGCCACTCCTACGGCGGGTTCACCGCCGGCGAGACGATGGTCCACGACCGCCGTGTCGACGCCGGGATCAACCTCGACGGCGCGATGGCGACCGCGTTCGGCTACCCGCCGGGCAGTGCCTACGTGCCCGGCGAGGTCACGAAACGCGGCCTCGACCGGCCGTTCCTGCTGATGGGCGCCGAGGGCGTCGACGAGAACGGCAAACCGCTGGAGCACACGCACCGGCACCCCGAGTTCGACCGCAGCTGGGCGGACTTCTGGGCGAACCAGCGCGGATGGAAGCGGGACCTCCTGCTTCGCGGTGGCAGCACGCATATGGCGTACAGCGATCTGCAGGTCGTGGTGCCGCAGCTCGGCTCGCGAGTCGCGCCGGAGAAGCGGGAGGCGGTCATCGGCACGATCGATCCCCGTCGTTCGGTGGCCGCTCAGCGGGACTACATCGGCGCGTTCTTCGACCTGCACCTCCGCGGCCGGGACAAGCACCTGTTCGACGGTGAGTCGCCGCGGCATCCGAATATCGATTTCATCGAGTAG
- a CDS encoding acyl-CoA thioesterase: MPLRVRYHECDGQGIVFNAHYLAYVDMAMFEVEKALFGSHQEALARGVDVVVAESNLRYRAPCRYDDQLIVAVFLNHLGTTSLIIDFQITRDGVVCAEVKTRYVFVDPATLTKAAPPAAVREAYAPFVPAQAD; this comes from the coding sequence ATGCCGCTGCGCGTGCGCTACCACGAATGCGACGGACAGGGCATCGTGTTCAACGCGCACTACCTCGCCTATGTGGACATGGCCATGTTCGAGGTGGAGAAGGCCCTCTTCGGCTCGCACCAGGAGGCGCTGGCCCGCGGTGTCGACGTCGTCGTCGCCGAATCGAACCTCCGCTACCGCGCGCCTTGCCGCTACGACGACCAACTGATCGTCGCCGTGTTCCTGAACCACCTCGGCACGACGTCGCTGATCATCGACTTCCAGATCACCCGCGACGGCGTCGTGTGCGCGGAAGTGAAGACCCGCTACGTCTTCGTCGATCCGGCGACGCTCACGAAGGCGGCGCCGCCCGCGGCGGTGCGCGAGGCGTACGCCCCCTTCGTGCCCGCTCAGGCGGACTGA